One part of the Funiculus sociatus GB2-C1 genome encodes these proteins:
- a CDS encoding AAA family ATPase, with the protein MPRIIAILNGKGGVGKTTTAVNLAATFSENKRVLLVDTDSQGSASWWVGRSEKGMGFDLAQETDPKLLSNLCEIEGYDLVVVDTPPALHSEALAAVVAIADYLVLPTPPAAMDLAVLIETVRETVMPVGVAHRVLLTKVDGRSVGEALEAQNTLMELGIPTCNAFIRAYKAHERAALEGVPITKWRGTNGREAQADYRRVANELQRDWRK; encoded by the coding sequence GTGCCAAGAATAATCGCTATTCTCAACGGGAAGGGAGGAGTAGGTAAGACCACGACAGCAGTCAATCTGGCGGCTACCTTCTCGGAAAACAAACGGGTTCTTCTGGTCGATACAGACTCTCAGGGTTCGGCGAGTTGGTGGGTTGGGCGTAGTGAGAAAGGGATGGGCTTTGACCTAGCCCAAGAGACTGACCCAAAACTTTTGAGTAATTTATGCGAGATAGAAGGCTACGATTTAGTAGTAGTGGATACGCCTCCGGCGTTGCACTCCGAAGCATTAGCGGCGGTAGTAGCGATCGCAGATTATCTGGTTTTGCCTACACCCCCAGCAGCAATGGATCTGGCTGTACTTATTGAAACAGTCCGGGAAACCGTTATGCCCGTAGGAGTCGCCCATCGGGTGCTGCTAACTAAGGTGGATGGGCGGAGTGTAGGGGAAGCACTGGAGGCTCAAAACACTCTCATGGAGCTAGGAATACCCACCTGTAATGCGTTTATTCGCGCCTACAAAGCCCACGAACGAGCGGCGCTAGAGGGGGTGCCTATTACTAAATGGCGCGGGACGAATGGACGGGAGGCTCAGGCAGACTACCGCCGTGTGGCTAATGAATTACAACGTGATTGGAGGAAATAA
- a CDS encoding DUF3616 domain-containing protein — protein MPESFLLSRVLIRFNGKADEPLGQDLSAAAFTPDGSLWVGSDETRTLERLSPIEPNIFGDHQQFFVKNFIDLFNQEGEIDIEGMDYANNYLWIIGSHSTKRKKVKGKDLEKDLDKLATVERELNRYVLARIPVVGKELFKVCSHPDNPDKKMASACLQKIDDNTNVLMEALKEDRHIGHFITSSIPSKENGFDIEGLAVRGDKIFIGLRGPVLRGWALILEIEVEETEPGILTLKKIGKEGKQYKKHFVNLNGLGVRELCLDGEDLLILAGPTMDLEGALRVFRLKNGLDHPENSISGQEEGDLEVVLDLPFRFGSDHAEGLALFPCLGQKNSLMVVYDSPDENRILEPHSIFADVFRLK, from the coding sequence ATGCCAGAAAGTTTTCTACTAAGTCGCGTGCTAATTCGCTTCAATGGCAAAGCAGATGAACCTCTCGGACAAGATTTATCAGCGGCTGCTTTCACACCTGATGGTAGCTTGTGGGTAGGTTCTGATGAAACCAGAACTCTTGAGCGTTTATCACCTATTGAGCCAAATATTTTCGGTGATCATCAGCAATTTTTTGTTAAGAATTTTATTGATTTATTTAATCAAGAAGGCGAAATTGATATAGAAGGGATGGATTATGCCAACAATTATCTATGGATAATCGGTTCGCATAGTACAAAGCGGAAAAAAGTAAAGGGTAAAGATTTAGAAAAAGATTTAGATAAACTAGCCACAGTAGAAAGGGAGCTAAATCGTTATGTACTAGCTCGTATCCCTGTGGTGGGGAAGGAGTTATTTAAAGTATGCTCTCATCCAGATAATCCAGACAAAAAAATGGCATCAGCTTGTCTGCAAAAGATAGACGATAATACTAATGTGTTGATGGAAGCCCTAAAAGAAGACCGCCACATAGGGCATTTTATAACAAGTTCTATTCCCTCTAAAGAAAATGGATTTGATATTGAAGGATTAGCTGTTCGAGGAGATAAAATTTTCATTGGCTTGCGAGGTCCTGTACTCAGAGGCTGGGCGCTGATTTTAGAGATAGAAGTTGAAGAAACAGAGCCGGGGATTTTAACACTGAAAAAAATCGGTAAAGAAGGGAAGCAATACAAAAAACATTTTGTGAATCTGAATGGCTTAGGTGTACGAGAACTGTGTCTAGATGGGGAAGACTTATTAATACTCGCGGGACCTACTATGGATCTAGAAGGTGCTTTGCGAGTTTTTCGGTTAAAAAATGGCTTAGATCATCCTGAAAATAGTATATCTGGGCAGGAAGAGGGAGACTTGGAAGTAGTTTTAGATTTGCCTTTCAGGTTTGGTTCAGATCATGCTGAGGGGTTGGCACTCTTTCCTTGTTTAGGACAGAAAAATTCTCTTATGGTGGTTTATGATTCACCTGATGAGAACAGAATACTAGAGCCGCATAGTATTTTTGCCGATGTTTTCAGACTGAAGTGA
- a CDS encoding SOS response-associated peptidase, with protein sequence MCGRFSQSKSAETIAQVFQVNNVPPLTPRYNIAPTQQIQTILQNAEESQREFQMLHWGLIPSWAKDPKMGARMINARAETVTEKPSFRAAFKQRRCLILADGFYEWQQQEKKKQPFYFRMNDENPFAFAGLWEHWKSDDGEVINSCTILTTEPNDLMRPIHNRMPVIIDPKDYDLWLDTEVKKPELLQPLLHPYSAEEMTAYPVSTKVNKPVNDSAELINSL encoded by the coding sequence GTTCCTCCCTTAACGCCCCGTTATAACATTGCACCTACCCAGCAAATTCAGACGATTTTACAGAATGCAGAAGAGTCCCAAAGGGAGTTTCAAATGTTACATTGGGGACTGATTCCCAGTTGGGCGAAAGATCCAAAAATGGGGGCGCGGATGATTAATGCACGGGCGGAAACAGTAACCGAAAAGCCTTCTTTTCGAGCGGCTTTTAAACAGCGCCGTTGTCTAATCTTGGCTGATGGCTTTTATGAGTGGCAGCAGCAAGAAAAGAAAAAGCAACCTTTTTATTTTCGGATGAACGATGAGAATCCCTTTGCCTTTGCTGGGCTTTGGGAGCATTGGAAAAGTGACGATGGTGAGGTGATTAATTCTTGTACGATTTTGACAACAGAACCTAATGATTTGATGCGCCCCATCCATAACCGGATGCCTGTAATTATTGACCCAAAAGACTACGATTTATGGCTAGATACAGAGGTAAAAAAGCCAGAGTTATTGCAGCCTTTGTTGCATCCGTACTCAGCCGAAGAAATGACAGCTTATCCAGTCAGCACGAAGGTGAATAAGCCAGTGAATGACTCGGCAGAATTGATTAATAGTTTGTGA